A stretch of Cicer arietinum cultivar CDC Frontier isolate Library 1 chromosome 5, Cicar.CDCFrontier_v2.0, whole genome shotgun sequence DNA encodes these proteins:
- the LOC140920596 gene encoding uncharacterized protein, with translation MKFLSDAIGSYVAWPTHLVALQKKIPKDKSVTSPEKVQINKPPLQPKKGSKPQKLEVNRAAKLQRLEGNKAAKLAATKNLDRGKSVAAAAAPNKSQPRLGKYGACLDIQIKRNTGSSNDSPIVQMNKDMFGDEYIEYLEKEHMYELLEHKELSATVISLYIRFLYEKVVCTRKLSNKYSFLSPHKMSMWKLDPENVKNYIVDMFLGNKESDKLFLAPYNSGYVILSFLIDENLIY, from the exons atgaagttcttaagcgacgctattggcagttacgtggcatggcccacacaccttgttgccctccaaaaaaagattcccaaggacaaatcagttacatctcccgaaaag gtccaaataaataaaccacccctacagccaaaaaaaggcagcaaacctcaaaaattggaggttaatagggctgccaaactacaaaggctggagggtaataaagctgccaaacttgcagcaacaaaaaatctggatcggggaaaatcggtcgctgctgctgctgctcctaataaaagtcagccacgccttggtaaatacggggcgtgtcttgacatccaaataaaaaggaacacgggcagcagcaacgattcgcccatcgtacaaatgaataaagacatgtttggagatgagtatattgaatacctcgaaaaggagcacatgtacgaacttctcgaacataaggagctgagtgctactgtaatcagcttgtacataag gtttttgtacgagaaggtcgtgtgcacgaggaaactgtcaaataaatactcattcttgtctccacataagatgtcgatgtggaaactcgatccagaGAATGTAAAaaactacattgtagatatgtttttaggaaataaagaaagtgataaattgttcttggcaccatataattcagggtacgtaattttatcttttttaattgatgagaatttaatttattag